A single Fusobacterium hominis DNA region contains:
- the miaB gene encoding tRNA (N6-isopentenyl adenosine(37)-C2)-methylthiotransferase MiaB → MKKASIITYGCQMNVNESAKMSNIFQSLGYEMTENIDESDLIFLNTCTVREGAATQIYGKLGELKHIKAARGSIIGVTGCFAQEQGRELLKKFPQIDIIMGNQNIGKIPQALDEIEHKTEKHIVYTDCEDDLPPRLDADFESQKTASISITYGCNNFCTYCIVPYVRGRERSVPLDQIIHDVEKYAKKGYKEIILLGQNVNSYGKDFKNGDNFAKLLREICKVEGDFIVRFVSPHPRDFTDEVIDVIAENEKIARSLHLPLQSGSTKILKAMNRGYTKEQYIALAEKIKERIPGVALTADIIVGFPGETEEDFQDTLDVVQRIQFENCFMFMYSIRRGTKAATMENQIDEDVKKDRLQRLIALQNSCSLEESKTYLGKTVRVLVEGESKKNKEVLSGRTSTNKVVLFKGDKDLEGKFVNVKINECKTWTLYGEIVE, encoded by the coding sequence GTGAAAAAAGCATCAATCATAACATATGGTTGTCAAATGAATGTAAACGAAAGTGCAAAGATGAGTAACATCTTTCAAAGTTTAGGTTACGAAATGACTGAAAATATAGACGAATCAGATTTAATCTTTTTAAATACATGTACAGTAAGAGAAGGAGCAGCTACACAAATTTATGGTAAATTAGGTGAGTTAAAACACATAAAAGCTGCAAGAGGATCAATCATAGGAGTTACTGGGTGTTTTGCACAAGAACAAGGAAGAGAGCTTCTTAAAAAATTCCCTCAAATAGATATTATAATGGGAAACCAAAACATAGGAAAAATCCCTCAAGCTCTTGACGAAATTGAGCATAAAACTGAAAAACACATAGTATACACAGATTGTGAAGATGATCTGCCACCAAGACTAGATGCGGACTTTGAATCACAAAAGACAGCATCTATATCTATAACATATGGATGTAATAATTTCTGTACTTATTGTATAGTGCCATATGTAAGAGGAAGAGAAAGATCAGTTCCGTTAGATCAAATTATTCATGATGTTGAAAAATATGCAAAAAAAGGGTATAAAGAAATTATACTTTTAGGACAAAATGTAAATTCATACGGTAAAGATTTTAAAAATGGAGATAACTTTGCAAAACTTCTAAGAGAAATTTGTAAAGTTGAAGGAGATTTTATAGTAAGATTTGTATCTCCACATCCAAGAGATTTTACTGATGAAGTAATAGATGTAATAGCAGAAAATGAAAAAATAGCAAGATCCCTTCACCTTCCACTTCAATCTGGGTCTACAAAAATATTAAAAGCTATGAATAGAGGTTACACAAAAGAGCAATATATAGCACTTGCAGAAAAAATAAAAGAAAGAATACCAGGAGTAGCACTAACTGCTGATATAATTGTTGGTTTCCCTGGAGAAACAGAAGAAGATTTCCAAGATACATTAGATGTAGTGCAAAGAATTCAATTTGAAAATTGTTTTATGTTTATGTATTCAATAAGAAGAGGAACAAAAGCAGCTACTATGGAAAATCAAATAGATGAAGATGTAAAAAAAGATAGACTTCAAAGATTAATTGCATTACAAAATAGTTGTTCATTAGAAGAAAGTAAAACATATCTTGGGAAAACTGTAAGAGTTTTAGTAGAAGGAGAAAGTAAGAAAAATAAAGAGGTACTAAGCGGAAGAACAAGTACAAATAAAGTTGTCCTATTTAAAGGAGATAAAGATCTTGAAGGAAAATTTGTCAATGTCAAGATAAATGAGTGTAAAACTTGGACTCTTTATGGAGAGATAGTGGAATAG
- a CDS encoding toxin-antitoxin system YwqK family antitoxin — MKKIMLLLMLSLFMGCTNIYKKEEPFNVQNYISSLDILLKNQLENDTNINYLLDDNDENIKIEDDYIVVEENGYKNIYDKEEKYLVEKKKVDKKGQIRGLYRKFDKNRNVIELGYLEEDGVVSGNKRIYYPNGKIYKVIPYYKNIANGRRIFYYENGNIKEDYYYVDGKEQGEGKIYYENGQVSLIENYFNGKLEGQYQIYDRDGKIIQQGINKDGQKITETNLQDK, encoded by the coding sequence ATGAAAAAAATAATGTTATTACTTATGTTGAGTTTATTTATGGGGTGTACTAATATTTATAAAAAAGAAGAACCTTTTAATGTACAAAATTATATAAGTAGTTTAGATATCTTATTAAAAAATCAATTAGAAAATGATACGAATATTAACTATCTATTAGATGATAATGATGAAAATATAAAAATAGAAGATGATTATATAGTTGTAGAAGAAAATGGATATAAAAATATTTATGATAAAGAAGAAAAATATCTAGTAGAGAAAAAGAAGGTTGATAAAAAGGGACAAATAAGAGGATTATATAGAAAATTTGATAAAAATAGAAATGTAATAGAATTGGGATATTTAGAAGAAGATGGAGTAGTTAGTGGAAATAAAAGAATTTATTATCCGAATGGTAAAATTTATAAGGTGATTCCATATTATAAAAATATAGCAAATGGAAGACGTATTTTTTACTATGAAAATGGAAATATAAAGGAAGATTATTATTATGTAGATGGAAAAGAACAAGGTGAAGGAAAGATTTATTATGAGAATGGACAAGTTTCATTAATTGAAAATTATTTTAATGGGAAATTAGAGGGACAATATCAAATATATGATAGAGATGGAAAAATTATACAACAAGGTATAAATAAAGATGGACAAAAGATAACAGAAACTAATTTACAAGATAAATGA
- a CDS encoding bifunctional 3,4-dihydroxy-2-butanone-4-phosphate synthase/GTP cyclohydrolase II: MLDRIEDALEDLKAGKVIIVVDDENRENEGDFICAAEHATLENINLMASYAKGLICMPMSKEYAKKLNLPPMCYENTDNHSTAFTVSIDHVDTTTGISAYERSITAIKATEDGAKPEDFRRPGHMFPLVAREGGVLVRNGHTEATVDLMRLAGLKEMGLCCEIMKDDGMMARLDDLKAVAEKFNVKMISIEDLQKYIKGHEELMKVMVRAKLPTGSGEFEIVGFDNKLDDKEHIALVKGDVQGKENVLIRIHSECFTGDILGSLRCDCGSQLKRAMRRVSEEGEGVVLYLRQEGRGIGLLNKLKAYKLQDQGADTVEANVALGFDPDQRDYAPAVQMLKALGIKSVRVMTNNPEKIEALESYGVYVTGREPLETGINETNLGYMKTKKDKMRHLLTQI; this comes from the coding sequence ATGTTAGATAGAATAGAAGATGCTTTAGAAGACCTAAAAGCAGGGAAAGTCATTATTGTTGTAGATGATGAAAATCGTGAAAATGAAGGAGACTTCATATGTGCAGCAGAACATGCTACACTTGAAAATATAAATTTAATGGCATCTTATGCAAAAGGGCTTATATGTATGCCTATGAGCAAAGAATATGCTAAAAAATTAAATTTACCACCTATGTGTTATGAAAATACAGATAATCATTCAACTGCATTTACAGTGTCAATAGACCACGTTGATACTACAACTGGTATATCTGCATATGAACGTTCAATTACAGCTATAAAAGCTACTGAAGATGGAGCAAAACCAGAAGATTTTAGAAGACCTGGACATATGTTTCCACTAGTTGCAAGAGAAGGAGGAGTTTTAGTAAGGAATGGACATACTGAAGCTACTGTAGATCTAATGAGACTTGCTGGACTAAAAGAGATGGGACTTTGTTGTGAAATTATGAAAGATGATGGAATGATGGCAAGACTTGATGATTTAAAAGCTGTTGCTGAAAAGTTTAATGTTAAAATGATCTCAATTGAAGATCTTCAAAAATATATAAAAGGTCATGAAGAACTAATGAAAGTTATGGTAAGAGCAAAACTTCCTACAGGTTCTGGAGAATTTGAAATAGTTGGTTTTGATAATAAACTCGATGACAAAGAACATATAGCTTTAGTAAAAGGGGACGTTCAAGGGAAAGAAAATGTCTTAATAAGAATACATTCAGAATGTTTTACTGGAGATATATTAGGATCATTAAGATGTGATTGTGGTTCTCAATTAAAAAGAGCTATGAGAAGAGTATCTGAAGAGGGTGAAGGAGTAGTTCTATATCTAAGACAAGAAGGAAGAGGAATTGGGCTATTAAATAAATTAAAAGCTTATAAACTTCAAGACCAAGGAGCAGATACTGTTGAAGCAAATGTGGCACTTGGATTTGATCCAGATCAAAGAGATTATGCACCTGCAGTACAGATGCTCAAAGCATTAGGAATAAAGTCAGTAAGAGTTATGACAAATAATCCAGAAAAGATAGAAGCATTAGAATCTTATGGAGTCTATGTAACAGGAAGAGAACCATTAGAAACAGGAATCAATGAAACTAATCTTGGTTATATGAAAACAAAGAAAGATAAAATGAGACATCTTTTAACACAAATTTAG
- the ribE gene encoding riboflavin synthase, which yields MFTGLIEEMGEILSVEKGNKALKLKIRCKKVLENAKLGDSIATNGTCLTATELGNDYFTADCMYETVKRTNLKRLKKGDKVNLEKSITLSTPLGGHLVTGDVDCEGVLKSITQEGIAKIYEIEIEHRYMKYIVEKGRVTLDGASLTVMKLGNSTFGVSLIPHTQEMITLGRKKVGDYINVETDLVGKYIERFMNFKDEPEKKSEGMTMEFLLKNGF from the coding sequence ATTTTTACAGGTTTAATTGAAGAAATGGGTGAAATTCTTTCAGTTGAAAAAGGCAATAAAGCTCTTAAATTGAAAATTAGATGTAAAAAAGTATTAGAAAATGCAAAATTAGGAGATAGTATTGCAACAAATGGAACCTGCCTAACAGCAACAGAATTGGGAAATGATTATTTTACTGCTGATTGTATGTATGAAACAGTAAAAAGAACAAATTTGAAAAGACTAAAAAAAGGTGACAAGGTAAATCTTGAAAAATCAATAACTCTTTCTACACCTTTAGGTGGACATTTGGTAACTGGAGATGTAGATTGTGAAGGAGTTTTAAAGTCAATAACTCAAGAAGGAATTGCTAAAATCTATGAGATTGAAATTGAACATAGATACATGAAATATATTGTAGAAAAAGGAAGAGTTACACTTGATGGAGCAAGTCTTACAGTTATGAAGCTTGGAAATTCTACATTTGGAGTATCTTTAATTCCCCATACTCAAGAGATGATAACTCTTGGTAGAAAAAAAGTTGGAGATTATATCAATGTCGAAACTGACCTTGTAGGGAAATATATTGAGAGGTTTATGAATTTTAAAGATGAACCTGAAAAAAAATCAGAAGGAATGACCATGGAATTTCTTCTAAAGAATGGATTTTAA
- the ribD gene encoding bifunctional diaminohydroxyphosphoribosylaminopyrimidine deaminase/5-amino-6-(5-phosphoribosylamino)uracil reductase RibD, translating into MNKKYMARALELAALGEGAVNPNPLVGAVVVKDDKIIGEGYHHKFGGPHAEVFALEAARGNTQGADIYVTLEPCSHYGKTPPCAKKIIDMGIKRCIIATLDPNPLVSGRGVKMLEDAGIEVITGVMEKEALEQNRVFMKYISEKKAYLFLKCGITLDGKIASRTGNSKWITNEISREKVQKLRNKYMGIMVGVNTLIKDDPSLTARIENGRNPYRIVVDPYLKTPFESKFVNFDDGKSIIVTSQENMKNENIKKYEKKGINFIYLKGYDFKIDEILKEIAQLGIDAVLLEGGSYLISKAFKENAIDGGEIFIAPKILGDTEAIPFIKGFNFNNIADGFELHNVKINTYGDNVSMEFYK; encoded by the coding sequence ATGAATAAAAAGTACATGGCAAGAGCATTAGAGCTTGCTGCTTTAGGAGAAGGAGCTGTCAATCCAAATCCATTAGTTGGAGCAGTTGTAGTAAAAGATGATAAAATCATAGGAGAAGGTTATCACCATAAATTTGGTGGTCCTCATGCTGAAGTTTTTGCACTTGAAGCTGCAAGAGGAAATACACAAGGGGCAGATATTTATGTGACGCTAGAACCTTGTTCACACTATGGTAAAACTCCTCCATGTGCTAAAAAAATTATAGATATGGGCATAAAAAGATGTATTATTGCAACTTTAGATCCTAATCCATTGGTATCGGGAAGAGGAGTAAAAATGCTTGAAGATGCTGGAATAGAAGTTATAACTGGTGTCATGGAAAAAGAAGCATTAGAGCAAAATAGAGTTTTTATGAAATATATAAGTGAGAAAAAAGCATATCTTTTTTTAAAATGTGGAATAACTTTAGATGGAAAAATAGCTTCAAGAACAGGAAATTCTAAATGGATTACTAATGAAATATCTAGAGAAAAAGTTCAAAAGCTAAGAAATAAATATATGGGAATAATGGTTGGTGTAAATACTTTAATTAAAGATGATCCATCGTTAACTGCCAGAATAGAAAATGGCAGAAATCCTTATAGAATAGTTGTTGATCCATATTTAAAAACACCTTTTGAATCAAAATTTGTAAATTTTGATGATGGAAAAAGCATTATAGTTACTTCACAAGAAAATATGAAAAATGAAAATATTAAAAAATATGAGAAAAAAGGAATAAATTTTATATATTTAAAAGGATATGACTTTAAAATAGATGAAATATTAAAAGAAATAGCACAGTTAGGCATAGATGCAGTGCTATTAGAAGGTGGAAGTTATCTTATATCTAAGGCTTTTAAAGAAAATGCAATAGATGGTGGAGAGATATTTATAGCACCTAAAATTTTGGGAGATACTGAAGCTATACCTTTTATAAAAGGATTTAATTTTAATAATATAGCAGATGGATTTGAATTACATAATGTTAAAATAAATACCTATGGAGATAATGTCTCTATGGAATTTTATAAATAG
- the ribH gene encoding 6,7-dimethyl-8-ribityllumazine synthase, which yields MRILQGNFTGRELKIGIVAARFNEFITSKLISGAEDALVRHEVKGENIDLAWVPGAFEIPLVAKKMAESGKYDAVITLGAVIKGSTPHFDYVCSEVSKGVANVSLNSNIPVIFGVLTTNSIEEAIERAGTKAGNKGFDAAVTAIEMVNLLKVM from the coding sequence ATGAGAATATTACAAGGAAATTTTACAGGAAGAGAATTAAAAATAGGAATAGTAGCAGCAAGATTTAATGAGTTTATAACATCAAAACTTATATCTGGAGCAGAAGATGCTTTAGTTAGACATGAAGTTAAAGGAGAAAATATAGATCTTGCATGGGTTCCAGGAGCTTTTGAAATTCCACTTGTAGCTAAAAAAATGGCAGAATCTGGAAAATATGATGCTGTTATTACTCTTGGGGCAGTTATAAAAGGATCTACACCACACTTTGACTATGTATGTTCAGAAGTATCAAAAGGTGTAGCAAATGTAAGTTTAAATAGTAATATACCAGTTATATTTGGAGTACTTACAACAAATAGTATAGAAGAAGCAATAGAAAGAGCTGGAACAAAAGCTGGAAATAAAGGATTTGATGCAGCAGTAACAGCAATAGAAATGGTAAACCTTTTAAAGGTGATGTAA
- a CDS encoding MATE family efflux transporter codes for MNKKMDLEKTPLPKLFFSFAIPSTLSMLVMSLYTIADGVFITRGVGSAGIAAVNIGYPIINFTVALSLMFGIGGATLIAFKKDDVEHQNKCFSHIILLNIVVYAIVAIAIFVFTNPLMMAMGANEELLPMIKGYMYPCTISTFFLMMSMSLNAVVRNDNAPRRAMVSMFIGAGLNIVLDYIFIFKFNFGIVGGAVATAISQVVSALYLCGHFIGSTFRFEMSWKKLDFRLLKRILSIGFPSFVLEFAVAVITVLFNIAFMNAAGVFGTAAYSIIAYSFMFFRMLFTGLSQGIQPIVSYNYGIKNLKRVRDTFIFAHKVCFITSIASLLFVIFFSGSVARIFTHEPDLIAECAKGFILYSIAISFLGFNFVNIAYLQAVDNPMVSNIICMARSFLFVFIALAILPDLTEKLFGSKTDGIWVSLPFADFITAILTVPFLKRFTMKYILKP; via the coding sequence ATGAATAAAAAAATGGATCTGGAAAAGACTCCGTTACCAAAGCTGTTTTTTTCATTTGCAATTCCATCTACACTCAGTATGCTTGTTATGTCACTGTATACCATTGCAGATGGTGTATTCATAACAAGAGGAGTAGGAAGTGCAGGAATAGCAGCTGTTAATATTGGGTACCCAATAATAAATTTTACAGTGGCGTTAAGTCTTATGTTCGGAATAGGTGGAGCTACACTTATTGCTTTTAAAAAAGATGATGTGGAACATCAGAATAAGTGTTTTTCACATATCATTCTTTTAAATATAGTTGTCTATGCAATTGTTGCAATAGCAATTTTTGTATTTACTAATCCTCTTATGATGGCTATGGGAGCTAATGAAGAACTTCTTCCTATGATTAAAGGATATATGTATCCATGTACAATATCGACTTTTTTTCTAATGATGTCAATGTCACTAAATGCAGTTGTAAGAAATGATAATGCTCCAAGAAGAGCTATGGTATCGATGTTTATTGGAGCAGGTTTAAATATAGTACTAGACTATATTTTTATATTTAAATTTAATTTTGGAATTGTAGGTGGAGCAGTAGCTACTGCTATAAGTCAAGTTGTATCAGCTCTATATCTATGTGGTCATTTTATTGGGTCTACTTTTAGATTTGAGATGTCATGGAAAAAGCTTGATTTTAGACTTTTAAAAAGAATTTTATCTATAGGATTTCCATCATTTGTATTAGAGTTTGCTGTTGCAGTAATAACAGTTTTATTTAATATTGCATTTATGAATGCAGCTGGAGTATTTGGAACGGCAGCATACAGTATCATTGCTTATAGTTTTATGTTTTTTAGAATGTTATTTACCGGTCTTTCTCAAGGTATTCAGCCTATTGTAAGTTATAACTATGGTATTAAAAATTTAAAAAGAGTAAGAGATACTTTTATATTTGCTCATAAGGTTTGTTTTATAACATCTATTGCATCACTACTATTTGTAATTTTCTTTTCAGGATCAGTTGCTAGAATATTTACCCACGAACCAGATTTAATAGCAGAATGTGCTAAAGGATTTATATTGTATTCAATAGCAATTTCTTTTTTAGGATTTAACTTTGTAAATATTGCATATCTTCAAGCAGTTGATAATCCTATGGTTTCAAATATAATCTGTATGGCTAGAAGTTTTTTGTTTGTATTTATAGCTTTAGCTATATTACCAGATTTAACAGAAAAATTATTTGGTTCAAAAACAGATGGAATTTGGGTGTCATTACCATTTGCAGATTTTATAACAGCTATATTGACAGTGCCATTTTTAAAACGTTTTACAATGAAGTATATTTTAAAACCATAA
- a CDS encoding flavodoxin family protein, translated as MKVLVLNGSPRNGNTKAALTAIVQGIEENMQCEVEFFDVAKYKTAPCLGCNTCITNVKNCVTNDDGVVFAQKIADADVVIFGSPVYWWGITAQLKAVIDRMYMQGMENLKKSKKIGIVTVGGAELDDEEYDIISRQFRCIADYLDWQIVINESISAYEKDDLSKDLEKLEYLKKLWKEIA; from the coding sequence ATGAAGGTATTAGTTTTAAATGGAAGTCCAAGAAATGGAAATACTAAGGCTGCACTCACTGCAATTGTCCAAGGAATAGAAGAAAATATGCAATGTGAAGTTGAATTTTTTGATGTTGCAAAATATAAAACTGCTCCTTGTTTAGGATGTAATACATGTATTACAAATGTAAAAAATTGTGTAACTAATGATGATGGAGTTGTCTTTGCACAAAAAATAGCAGATGCAGATGTTGTTATTTTTGGGTCTCCTGTATACTGGTGGGGAATAACAGCTCAATTAAAAGCAGTAATAGACAGAATGTATATGCAGGGTATGGAAAATCTTAAAAAAAGTAAAAAAATAGGAATAGTTACAGTTGGTGGAGCTGAACTAGATGATGAAGAATATGATATAATAAGCAGACAATTTAGATGTATTGCTGATTATTTAGATTGGCAGATAGTAATTAATGAAAGTATTTCAGCATATGAAAAAGACGATCTGTCAAAAGATTTAGAAAAACTTGAATATCTAAAAAAATTGTGGAAAGAAATTGCTTAA
- a CDS encoding Mrp/NBP35 family ATP-binding protein has translation MADCSTCPSGSTCTKDKETCGIVNNPLNHIKNVIGIMSGKGGVGKSTVTAMLAKDLARRGFKVGIMDADITGPSIPRLMGLQGQMATGDGKNIIPVVTKEGIKVISLNLLLEDESQAVVWRGSLISSAVKQFWEDVLWGELDFLLIDMPPGTGDVALTVMQSTPVNGVVMVSVPQDMVSMIVAKAVNMTKKLNVPVIGIVENMSYIMCPGCNTKISFHEESGAYQYLKDMDLNLLGELPMTKGIAKLTRGEDSIDSEKMFAPIAANILKEIEKL, from the coding sequence ATGGCAGATTGTAGTACTTGTCCATCAGGTAGTACTTGTACAAAAGACAAAGAAACTTGTGGAATTGTAAATAATCCATTAAATCATATAAAAAATGTTATTGGGATAATGAGTGGAAAAGGTGGAGTTGGGAAATCAACTGTCACTGCAATGTTAGCAAAAGATCTTGCAAGAAGAGGATTTAAAGTAGGAATAATGGATGCTGACATAACAGGACCAAGTATTCCAAGACTTATGGGATTACAAGGGCAAATGGCTACAGGAGATGGAAAAAATATAATACCTGTAGTTACAAAAGAAGGAATAAAAGTTATTTCTCTTAACTTACTTTTAGAAGATGAAAGTCAAGCAGTTGTATGGAGAGGGTCACTAATTAGTAGTGCAGTAAAACAATTTTGGGAAGATGTTCTTTGGGGAGAATTAGATTTTCTTCTAATAGATATGCCTCCTGGAACTGGAGATGTAGCACTAACAGTTATGCAATCAACACCAGTAAATGGAGTTGTTATGGTATCTGTGCCACAAGACATGGTATCTATGATTGTAGCAAAAGCTGTAAATATGACTAAGAAACTTAATGTACCAGTAATTGGTATAGTTGAAAATATGAGCTATATTATGTGTCCTGGATGTAATACTAAAATAAGTTTCCATGAAGAAAGTGGAGCTTATCAATATTTAAAAGATATGGATCTTAACCTTTTAGGAGAATTACCTATGACAAAAGGAATTGCAAAACTTACAAGAGGAGAAGATAGTATCGACAGTGAGAAAATGTTCGCTCCAATAGCTGCAAATATTTTAAAAGAGATTGAAAAGTTATAG
- a CDS encoding HutP family protein: MKYKSKDIAKVSIVMAMSTREEENDLKESYMKEGIKTAAVDIGGDVVDSIPKILERTLVAAKRNGLITESHVYEGAITGAAREAIDQILNKSVGFNVGGKIGIARCQEHLSVCIFLTIGMFRLDEVVIGLGHRAVPADD; the protein is encoded by the coding sequence ATGAAATATAAGAGTAAAGATATAGCCAAGGTATCAATCGTGATGGCAATGAGTACACGTGAAGAAGAAAATGATCTTAAAGAATCTTATATGAAGGAAGGAATAAAAACTGCAGCAGTTGATATTGGTGGAGATGTTGTTGATTCAATTCCTAAAATATTAGAAAGAACATTAGTAGCTGCTAAAAGAAATGGCCTTATAACAGAATCTCATGTATATGAAGGTGCAATAACAGGTGCAGCTAGAGAAGCTATAGATCAAATACTAAATAAGTCAGTTGGATTTAATGTAGGTGGAAAAATAGGGATAGCTAGATGTCAAGAGCATTTGTCAGTATGTATTTTCCTAACAATTGGAATGTTTAGATTAGATGAAGTAGTAATAGGATTAGGGCATAGAGCTGTTCCAGCAGATGATTAA
- a CDS encoding MATE family efflux transporter, with protein sequence MKQENKMGTHSIFPLLVGMSVPPTISMMINSLYNIIDSIFVARLGTDALTSVSLAFPIQNLILAVAVGSGVGVNSYIARKLGEKDLETANKTAAHGLTLSILHYIVLVILGIICIKPFFKLFTSDTAILQMGYEYTYIVTLLSIGTIMQITIEKILQATGNTLAPMYLQIIGAVTNIIFDPILIYGYFGFPKMGVAGAAIATIMGQMTALLCSIYVLFFRKQEITISLKDYKWSTKIVKEIYNVGIPSFFIMSIGSFLVMGINFILSGISTIAVSLFGIYFKLQTFIYMPTTGVTQGAMPIMGYNYGARNKKRVCDTLNYSLIICIVINAIGSILFWIFPKEILGFFNATPEMLTMGVDTMRIISISYAFGSVCFIFSSFLQAIGKGIPSLTITMLRQIVLLLPLAFILGKFFGLKGVWMSFPIVDITTCFIAFLIYKNFSKKDPVISEKIA encoded by the coding sequence ATGAAACAAGAAAACAAAATGGGAACACATAGTATATTTCCTCTTCTTGTAGGAATGTCAGTTCCTCCAACAATATCTATGATGATCAATTCACTTTACAATATCATCGATTCTATATTTGTTGCTAGATTAGGAACTGATGCTCTAACCTCTGTATCTCTTGCATTTCCAATACAAAATTTAATACTTGCAGTAGCTGTTGGATCAGGAGTTGGAGTAAATTCATATATTGCAAGAAAGTTAGGTGAAAAAGACCTTGAAACTGCCAATAAAACAGCAGCTCATGGACTTACTCTTTCAATTTTGCACTATATAGTGCTAGTTATTTTAGGAATTATCTGTATCAAACCATTTTTTAAACTTTTTACATCAGATACAGCAATTCTTCAAATGGGATATGAATATACATATATTGTTACTCTACTAAGCATTGGGACTATTATGCAAATTACAATAGAAAAAATATTACAGGCTACTGGAAATACACTTGCTCCAATGTACCTTCAAATTATTGGTGCAGTAACTAATATTATATTTGACCCTATTCTTATTTATGGATATTTTGGATTTCCTAAAATGGGAGTAGCTGGAGCAGCAATTGCTACAATTATGGGACAAATGACAGCACTTTTATGCTCTATCTATGTACTATTCTTTAGAAAGCAAGAAATTACAATTTCTTTAAAAGATTACAAATGGAGTACTAAAATCGTCAAAGAAATTTATAATGTTGGTATTCCCTCATTTTTCATTATGTCTATAGGATCATTTTTAGTAATGGGGATTAACTTTATTCTTTCAGGAATCTCAACAATTGCAGTATCACTATTTGGAATATATTTCAAACTACAAACTTTTATATATATGCCAACTACAGGTGTTACTCAAGGTGCAATGCCTATTATGGGATATAACTATGGAGCTAGAAATAAGAAAAGAGTATGTGATACATTAAATTATTCATTAATAATTTGCATCGTTATAAACGCAATTGGAAGTATCCTATTTTGGATATTCCCAAAAGAAATATTAGGATTTTTTAATGCTACTCCTGAAATGCTTACTATGGGTGTAGATACCATGAGAATTATATCTATTAGTTATGCTTTTGGAAGTGTATGTTTTATATTCTCTTCTTTCTTACAAGCAATTGGAAAAGGAATACCATCACTTACAATTACTATGCTAAGACAAATAGTTTTATTATTACCACTTGCTTTTATTTTAGGTAAATTCTTTGGATTAAAAGGTGTATGGATGTCATTTCCTATAGTGGATATAACAACTTGTTTTATAGCATTTCTTATCTATAAAAACTTTTCTAAAAAAGATCCTGTAATCAGTGAAAAAATAGCATAA